Proteins encoded by one window of Nicotiana tabacum cultivar K326 chromosome 10, ASM71507v2, whole genome shotgun sequence:
- the LOC107778421 gene encoding ubiquitin carboxyl-terminal hydrolase 5 isoform X2, translating into MVARMVGICEPKPASGDSDVGIELHDTLVEGTDYILLPQEVWNQLYEWYEGGPILPRKVINSGLSQTELTVEVYPLRLQLHLMPKDECSTIRISKKETIRELHKKACEIFSLNPELVCIWDYFSHQKHALMDMEKTLDDANIQMDQDILVEVVNSNSAGGMNSFHENGAADNGTVALVEPSQLNFSNAEGLSLSKGSTRNGIAELSQSQHLASSGTEKTYASTGVSTRGSTCGLTGLMNLGNTCFMNSAIQCLVHTPEFARYFREDYYQEINRQNPLGMVGELALAFGDLLRKLWAPGRTPVAPRPFKAKLARFAPQFSGYNQHDSQELLAFLLDGLHEDLNRVKHKPYIKSKDADGRPDEEVADEYWANHIARNDSIIVDVCQGQYKSTLVCPVCNKVSVTFDPFMYLSLPLQSATTRSMTVTIFTCDGSALPAACTVTVPKQGRCRDLIQALGNSCSLKHTEKLLLAEIRGHLIHRFLEDPLISLSSIKDDDHLAAYKIPKLAKNSKFLQLIHRREEREIGISQSSVGWKPYGTPLVSPISCDDVITRGDIQLIVHRMLSPMLRSENPGFNCVSRSKTSAANTSRLATASEGCIDSSLPNDDPRQKDMSSSKLANLEKLPLQLVDENNACIDLTVGEDKSVKLSSSSMSILVFVDWSQKLLENYDTRYIENLPEVTKYGPATKKARTEPLSLYSCLEAFLREEPLVPEDMWYCPTCKERRQASKKLDLWRLPEVLVIHLKRFSYSRSMKHKLETFVNFPIHDFDLTKYVANKNNSRRQLYELYALTNHYGGMGSGHYTAHIKLLDENRWYNFDDSHISPINEEDVKSAAAYVLFYRRVRADHHHHHSVSNGAVSSAGQHSISSRK; encoded by the exons ATGGTGGCAAGAATGGTTGGAATATGTGAACCAAAACCAG CCTCAGGGGATTCGGATGTGGGGATTGAGCTGCATGATACTCTTGTAGAAGGCACTGATTATATATTACTTCCTCAGGAAGTGTGGAATCAACTATATGAATG GTATGAAGGAGGTCCTATATTGCCACGGAAGGTGATCAACTCTGGCCTCTCTCAGACTGAGTTGACCGTAGAAGTTTATCCTCTGCGTCTTCAGTTACATCTGATGCCAAAAGATGAATGCTCTACCATAAGAATAAGTAAAAAG GAAACAATTAGAGAACTTCATAAGAAGGCTTGTGAGATTTTCTCTCTCAACCCAGAACTA GTTTGCATTTGGGATTACTTTAGCCATCAAAAGCATGCATTGATGGACATGGAAAAGACACTTGATGATGCAAATATACAAATGGATCAGGAT ATTTTGGTTGAGGTTGTTAATAGTAACTCTGCTGGTGGTATGAATTCTTTTCACGAAAATGGAGCAGCAGATAACGGAACGGTGGCTCTTGTGGAACCATCTCAGTTGAACTTCTCAAATGCTGAAGGGTTGTCTCTGAGCAAGGGTTCAACTAGAAATGGCATTGCAGAGTTGTCGCAGTCACAGCACCTAGCTTCTTCAGGAACAGAAAAGACCTATGCGAGTACTGGTGTTAGTACGAGGGGATCTACTTGTGGTCTTACAGGGTTGATGAACCTTGGGAATACTTGCTTCATGAACAGCGCCATACAATGTCTTGTTCATACTCCAGAGTTTGCTCGCTACTTTCGAGAAGATTACTATCAGGAAATAAATCGGCAAAATCCTCTGGGGATGGTT GGTGAGCTGGCTTTAGCATTTGGCGATTTACTTCGAAAGTTATGGGCACCAGGGCGAACTCCAGTTGCCCCTCGTCCTTTTAAGGCAAAGCTGGCTCGCTTTGCCCCACAGTTTAGTGGATACAACCAGCATGACTCTCAG GAACTCCTTGCATTTTTGTTGGATGGACTTCACGAGGACTTAAATCGTGTCAAACACAAGCCTTACATAAAATCGAAAGATGCAGATGGCCGACCTGATGAAGAAGTTGCTGATGAGTATTGGGCAAATCACATTGCCCGAAATGATTCCATAATTGTGGATGTATGCCAA GGCCAATACAAGTCAACTCTAGTGTGTCCTGTCTGTAATAAAGTCTCAGTAACATTTGATCCATTCATGTATCTTTCTTTGCCGCTTCAATCTGCCACAACACGAAGTATGACAGTAACAATTTTCACTTGCGATGGAAGTGCACTTCCAGCTGCTTGCACTGTTACAGTGCCAAAGCAGGGACGTTGCAGGGACTTGATTCAGGCACTTGGTAATTCTTGTTCCTTAAAGCACACTGAGAAACTTTTGCTTGCTGAG ATACGCGGCCATTTGATTCATCGTTTTCTGGAAGATCCTCTAATATCTTTGTCTTCTATCAAAGATGATGATCACCTTGCGGCCTACAAGATTCCAAAATTAGCAAAGAACTCGAAGTTTCTTCAACTGATACACCGTAGGGAAGAACG GGAAATTGGAATCTCTCAAAGTAGTGTTGGGTGGAAGCCTTATGGGACACCTCTTGTTTCACCTATCTCTTGTGATGATGTCATCACAAGGGGGGATATACAGTTGATAGTTCACAGAATGCTCTCGCCGATGCTAAGATCAGAAAATCCAGGATTTAACTGTGTTTCTCGCTCTAAGACATCAGCAGCCAACACATCCCGTCTTGCTACTGCTAGTGAAGGCTGTATAGACTCCAGTCTACCGAACGATGATCCGAGACAGAAGGATATGTCTAGCTCAAAACTGGCGAACTTGGAGAAACTACCTCTGCAGTTGGTTGATGAGAACAATGCGTGCATTGACCTAACTGTAGGAGAAGATAAATCAGTGAAATTGTCCTCATCGTCAATGTCGATACTTGTATTTGTTGATTGGTCTCAGAAGCTTTTGGAAAATTATGATACTCGTTACATAGAGAATTTGCCTGAAGTCACAAAATATGGGCCTGCGACAAAGAAAGCCCGTACTGAACCTCTTTCATTGTACAGTTGCTTGGAAGCCTTTTTACGTGAAGAGCCATTGGTCCCCGAGGATATGTG GTATTGTCCTACATGCAAAGAGCGAAGACAAGCAAGTAAGAAGTTGGATCTTTGGAGGCTTCCTGAAGTGCTTGTTATCCACCTGAAGAGGTTTTCCTACAGCCGGTCCATGAAGCATAAGCTGGAAACTTTTGTAAATTTTCCTATTCATGATTTTGACTTGACAAAATACGTGGCTAACAAGAACAACTCTCGACGTCAGCTCTATGAACTGTATGCGCTAACAAATCACTATGGTGGGATGGGAAGTGGGCACTACACCGCACATATCAAG CTTCTTGATGAAAATAGATGGTACAACTTTGATGATAGCCACATATCACCAATTAATGAAGAAGATGTGAAGTCCGCTGCTGCTTATGTACTTTTCTATCGGAGGGTAAGAGCagatcatcatcatcaccattctGTAAGCAATGGAGCAGTGTCTTCAGCAGGCCAACACAGCATTTCTTCGCGGAAGTAA
- the LOC107778421 gene encoding ubiquitin carboxyl-terminal hydrolase 5 isoform X1, with translation MTVVKKELTPEEEKLTIRDISIAAEAQTKQGDTFFLITQRWWQEWLEYVNQNQASTVNDGSASEHQFLGGSALKRPSSINNSDLIYQAASGDSDVGIELHDTLVEGTDYILLPQEVWNQLYEWYEGGPILPRKVINSGLSQTELTVEVYPLRLQLHLMPKDECSTIRISKKETIRELHKKACEIFSLNPELVCIWDYFSHQKHALMDMEKTLDDANIQMDQDILVEVVNSNSAGGMNSFHENGAADNGTVALVEPSQLNFSNAEGLSLSKGSTRNGIAELSQSQHLASSGTEKTYASTGVSTRGSTCGLTGLMNLGNTCFMNSAIQCLVHTPEFARYFREDYYQEINRQNPLGMVGELALAFGDLLRKLWAPGRTPVAPRPFKAKLARFAPQFSGYNQHDSQELLAFLLDGLHEDLNRVKHKPYIKSKDADGRPDEEVADEYWANHIARNDSIIVDVCQGQYKSTLVCPVCNKVSVTFDPFMYLSLPLQSATTRSMTVTIFTCDGSALPAACTVTVPKQGRCRDLIQALGNSCSLKHTEKLLLAEIRGHLIHRFLEDPLISLSSIKDDDHLAAYKIPKLAKNSKFLQLIHRREEREIGISQSSVGWKPYGTPLVSPISCDDVITRGDIQLIVHRMLSPMLRSENPGFNCVSRSKTSAANTSRLATASEGCIDSSLPNDDPRQKDMSSSKLANLEKLPLQLVDENNACIDLTVGEDKSVKLSSSSMSILVFVDWSQKLLENYDTRYIENLPEVTKYGPATKKARTEPLSLYSCLEAFLREEPLVPEDMWYCPTCKERRQASKKLDLWRLPEVLVIHLKRFSYSRSMKHKLETFVNFPIHDFDLTKYVANKNNSRRQLYELYALTNHYGGMGSGHYTAHIKLLDENRWYNFDDSHISPINEEDVKSAAAYVLFYRRVRADHHHHHSVSNGAVSSAGQHSISSRK, from the exons ATGACGGTGGTGAAAAAGGAGCTGACGCCGGAGGAAGAGAAGCTCACTATCAGAGATATATCTATTGCTGCCGAAGCCCAAACCAAACAAGGCGATACTTTCTTTTTAATCACTCAACG ATGGTGGCAAGAATGGTTGGAATATGTGAACCAAAACCAGGCAAGTACTGTAAATGATGGATCTGCTTCTGAGCATCAGTTCTTAGGCGGTAGTGCTTTGAAGAGGCCTTCCAGCATTAATAATTCTGACTTGATATATCAAGCAGCCTCAGGGGATTCGGATGTGGGGATTGAGCTGCATGATACTCTTGTAGAAGGCACTGATTATATATTACTTCCTCAGGAAGTGTGGAATCAACTATATGAATG GTATGAAGGAGGTCCTATATTGCCACGGAAGGTGATCAACTCTGGCCTCTCTCAGACTGAGTTGACCGTAGAAGTTTATCCTCTGCGTCTTCAGTTACATCTGATGCCAAAAGATGAATGCTCTACCATAAGAATAAGTAAAAAG GAAACAATTAGAGAACTTCATAAGAAGGCTTGTGAGATTTTCTCTCTCAACCCAGAACTA GTTTGCATTTGGGATTACTTTAGCCATCAAAAGCATGCATTGATGGACATGGAAAAGACACTTGATGATGCAAATATACAAATGGATCAGGAT ATTTTGGTTGAGGTTGTTAATAGTAACTCTGCTGGTGGTATGAATTCTTTTCACGAAAATGGAGCAGCAGATAACGGAACGGTGGCTCTTGTGGAACCATCTCAGTTGAACTTCTCAAATGCTGAAGGGTTGTCTCTGAGCAAGGGTTCAACTAGAAATGGCATTGCAGAGTTGTCGCAGTCACAGCACCTAGCTTCTTCAGGAACAGAAAAGACCTATGCGAGTACTGGTGTTAGTACGAGGGGATCTACTTGTGGTCTTACAGGGTTGATGAACCTTGGGAATACTTGCTTCATGAACAGCGCCATACAATGTCTTGTTCATACTCCAGAGTTTGCTCGCTACTTTCGAGAAGATTACTATCAGGAAATAAATCGGCAAAATCCTCTGGGGATGGTT GGTGAGCTGGCTTTAGCATTTGGCGATTTACTTCGAAAGTTATGGGCACCAGGGCGAACTCCAGTTGCCCCTCGTCCTTTTAAGGCAAAGCTGGCTCGCTTTGCCCCACAGTTTAGTGGATACAACCAGCATGACTCTCAG GAACTCCTTGCATTTTTGTTGGATGGACTTCACGAGGACTTAAATCGTGTCAAACACAAGCCTTACATAAAATCGAAAGATGCAGATGGCCGACCTGATGAAGAAGTTGCTGATGAGTATTGGGCAAATCACATTGCCCGAAATGATTCCATAATTGTGGATGTATGCCAA GGCCAATACAAGTCAACTCTAGTGTGTCCTGTCTGTAATAAAGTCTCAGTAACATTTGATCCATTCATGTATCTTTCTTTGCCGCTTCAATCTGCCACAACACGAAGTATGACAGTAACAATTTTCACTTGCGATGGAAGTGCACTTCCAGCTGCTTGCACTGTTACAGTGCCAAAGCAGGGACGTTGCAGGGACTTGATTCAGGCACTTGGTAATTCTTGTTCCTTAAAGCACACTGAGAAACTTTTGCTTGCTGAG ATACGCGGCCATTTGATTCATCGTTTTCTGGAAGATCCTCTAATATCTTTGTCTTCTATCAAAGATGATGATCACCTTGCGGCCTACAAGATTCCAAAATTAGCAAAGAACTCGAAGTTTCTTCAACTGATACACCGTAGGGAAGAACG GGAAATTGGAATCTCTCAAAGTAGTGTTGGGTGGAAGCCTTATGGGACACCTCTTGTTTCACCTATCTCTTGTGATGATGTCATCACAAGGGGGGATATACAGTTGATAGTTCACAGAATGCTCTCGCCGATGCTAAGATCAGAAAATCCAGGATTTAACTGTGTTTCTCGCTCTAAGACATCAGCAGCCAACACATCCCGTCTTGCTACTGCTAGTGAAGGCTGTATAGACTCCAGTCTACCGAACGATGATCCGAGACAGAAGGATATGTCTAGCTCAAAACTGGCGAACTTGGAGAAACTACCTCTGCAGTTGGTTGATGAGAACAATGCGTGCATTGACCTAACTGTAGGAGAAGATAAATCAGTGAAATTGTCCTCATCGTCAATGTCGATACTTGTATTTGTTGATTGGTCTCAGAAGCTTTTGGAAAATTATGATACTCGTTACATAGAGAATTTGCCTGAAGTCACAAAATATGGGCCTGCGACAAAGAAAGCCCGTACTGAACCTCTTTCATTGTACAGTTGCTTGGAAGCCTTTTTACGTGAAGAGCCATTGGTCCCCGAGGATATGTG GTATTGTCCTACATGCAAAGAGCGAAGACAAGCAAGTAAGAAGTTGGATCTTTGGAGGCTTCCTGAAGTGCTTGTTATCCACCTGAAGAGGTTTTCCTACAGCCGGTCCATGAAGCATAAGCTGGAAACTTTTGTAAATTTTCCTATTCATGATTTTGACTTGACAAAATACGTGGCTAACAAGAACAACTCTCGACGTCAGCTCTATGAACTGTATGCGCTAACAAATCACTATGGTGGGATGGGAAGTGGGCACTACACCGCACATATCAAG CTTCTTGATGAAAATAGATGGTACAACTTTGATGATAGCCACATATCACCAATTAATGAAGAAGATGTGAAGTCCGCTGCTGCTTATGTACTTTTCTATCGGAGGGTAAGAGCagatcatcatcatcaccattctGTAAGCAATGGAGCAGTGTCTTCAGCAGGCCAACACAGCATTTCTTCGCGGAAGTAA
- the LOC107778420 gene encoding cytochrome b561 and DOMON domain-containing protein At3g07570-like yields the protein MKTCFNIFALFFFVQILSSQVDCQVTDSCNSNLNLKNKPLFDTSSFHCVSVWAAQNYILRYMQTDTKVWSFVLSAPNSNSYIGMGFSRDGKMVGSSAIVGWVSTDGSSTVKRYFLGGQSPEEVVPDQGNLQLVNVTSSIIAENSRIYMAFQLNTEMPSNRLIYSLGPNGRLPSPVNYQLSQHREHTSTFLDYTSGQSESKTPYANLRRSHGLVNMFSWGIVIPIGAMVARYLRQYDPIWFYSHTTIQSLGFLLGFAGIICGFILEDRLSVDVDRHKALGIFILVLGCLQVIAFLARPGKESKMRKYWNWYHYTLGRVLILLAAVNIFYGIYLGDAGTAWNVGFAVTLFILFITAAILEIRMWMTTK from the exons ATGAAGACATGTTTTAATATTTTTGCCTTGTTTTTCTTCGTCCAAATATTGAGTTCTCAAGTAGATTGTCAAGTCACAGATTCATGTAATTCCAATCTTAACCTCAAAAACAAACCTCTCTTTGATACTTCTTCTTTTCATTGTGTTTCAGTATGGGCTGCACAAAACTATATCCTAAGA TATATGCAAACGGATACAAAAGTATGGAGCTTTGTACTATCAGCACCCAATTCCAATTCATACATAGGGATGGGATTTTCACGAGACGGGAAAATGGTGGGGTCCAGTGCGATTGTAGGGTGGGTGAGCACCGACGGATCTTCCACCGTGAAAAGATATTTTCTGGGCGGACAATCGCCGGAGGAAGTTGTGCCCGATCAGGGAAATCTTCAACTTGTGAATGTGACATCCTCTATTATAGCTGAAAATTCAAGGATTTATATGGCTTTTCAATTGAATACTGAAATGCCCAGTAATCGCTTAATTTACTCACTTGGCCCTAATGGACGGCTGCCTTCCCCCGTCAACTACCAGTTGTCCCAACATCGGGAACATACCTCCACCTTCCTCGATTATACCTCTG GTCAAAGTGAATCAAAGACCCCTTATGCAAATCTGAGGAGAAGTCATGGACTCGTAAACATGTTTAGCTGGGGTATTGTGATACCAATAGGGGCAATGGTTGCAAGATACTTGAGGCAATATGATCCAATATGGTTTTACTCTCACACCACCATTCAATCACTTGGCTTTCTCCTTGGATTTGCGGGTATTATCTGTGGTTTTATTCTCGAAGATCGTCTTAGTGTTGATGTTGATAGACACAAAGCCCTTGGCATCTTCATTCTCGTTCTTGGTTGCTTGCAG GTTATTGCATTTTTGGCTCGACCAGGCAAGGAATCGAAAATGAGAAAATATTGGAATTGGTACCATTACACACTGGGAAGGGTTCTGATACTTTTGGCAGCAGTAAATATTTTCTATGGAATCTATTTAGGAGATGCAGGGACTGCTTGGAATGTTGGTTTTGCTGTTACTCTATTTATTTTGTTCATCACTGCTGCCATTCTAGAGATCAGAATGTGGATGACCACAAAATAG